CGACCTCGACGAAGGTCGTGACGCCCATCCCGCCCATCACCCGGACCGACTCCTCCCACCGGACGGGGGAAGGCAGTTGACGGATCAGGGACGCCTGCACCTCGGCCGCGGCGCGCAAAGGCCTGGCGTCCGCGTTGTTGACCAGCGGCACCGCCAGGTCCGACCAGGCGGTCGCCGCAACGTCGTGCGCCAGCCGCTCGGCCGCCGCCCGCATGAGCGGCGTGTGCACCGGGACGCTGACCGCCAGGGGCACCGCCTTTCGCGCGCCCTTGGTCTTCGCCAGCTCGATCGCCCGCTCAACCGCCGCCTTCTCGCCCGCGATGACGGTCTGGCCAGGGCAGTTGAAGTTGGCCGGCGCCACAATGCCGACCGCGGAGGCCTCGTCGCAGGCCGACCGCACGCCCGCGCCGTCCAGCCCCAGGATCGCGGCAACCAGCCCGCTACCGGACGGCACGGCCTCGGCCATGTAGCGCCCGCGCTTTTGGACCAGCGAAACCGCCGCCCCGAACGCCAGGCCGCCTGCGGCCACCAGCGCCGAGTACTCGCCCAGACTGTGCCCGGCCACCGCCAGGGGCCTGAGGCCGACGGGCTCCAGCAGACGGAACGCCGCGATGCTGGCGGTGAGCAAGGCGGGCTGCGTGTACTCCGTCAGGTTCAGGCGCTCGGCCGGTCCCTCGAAGCACAGCGACGCGACGTCGTAGCCGAGGACTGCGCCCGCTTCGTCATAGACGTTCCGGACTTCCGAGCTGGCTTCATGGAATGCCTTACCCATCCCGACCGACTGCGAACCCTGGCCGGGAAACACCAACCCTATCCCGGAAGACATAGCGCGTATGATATGGGGAAATCGTTTTCCAATGTCAACGGGAAAAACTTCGCATCATCCAGGCGAGAGGCAAGGGGCGAATGGCTAGAGCAAACAACAATTGCGTTCGCTCTTTTTCCGTCCACAACCTCTCGCCACTTGCCTCGTGCCGCTAGCCGTTTGCCTCAATCAACAACGAACTCGCCGCCGTCCACGCAGATGACGTTGCCGGTCACCCAGTGCGCCTTCGGATGGCTGAGCAACCCGATGGCTTCCGCCACATCCCTGGTGGTCGTCAGCCGGCCAGAGGGATTCTTGCGCTGGGCGAGGACGATCATCTCGTCCGACCCGGGAATCTTCCGGAGCGCGGGCGTGTCGGTCACGCCGGCCATGATCGCGTTGGCCGTGACCCCGAGAGGGGCCAGTTCCAGCGTCAACTGGCGGATGTGGGATTCCAGCGCCGCCTTGGCCGCCGACACGGCTCCGTAGGTCTTCCAGACCCGCGCGCCGCCGGCGCTCGTCATCGCGAAGACGCGCCCGCCCTGCCCCATCAGCCGGCGCGCAACCAGGTC
The sequence above is a segment of the Nitrospirota bacterium genome. Coding sequences within it:
- the fabD gene encoding ACP S-malonyltransferase, with the protein product MSSGIGLVFPGQGSQSVGMGKAFHEASSEVRNVYDEAGAVLGYDVASLCFEGPAERLNLTEYTQPALLTASIAAFRLLEPVGLRPLAVAGHSLGEYSALVAAGGLAFGAAVSLVQKRGRYMAEAVPSGSGLVAAILGLDGAGVRSACDEASAVGIVAPANFNCPGQTVIAGEKAAVERAIELAKTKGARKAVPLAVSVPVHTPLMRAAAERLAHDVAATAWSDLAVPLVNNADARPLRAAAEVQASLIRQLPSPVRWEESVRVMGGMGVTTFVEVGPGTVLTGLIKRIVPGATTLNVQDPASLEATLKALAVTRDERTSFTSDASRTTSDVERERKWDWKARSRS